A single region of the Marinobacter nanhaiticus D15-8W genome encodes:
- a CDS encoding OmpP1/FadL family transporter, which produces MRNNKTLSRAIVASALSSTFCAPAVMAGGFALNEQSASAMGAANAGTAANPENATTVYFNPAGMSQLSGTNISFGAAVLDIDAEAKKETASARNTLGQPVSGSNGGDIADLAVLPNFFMTHELNDTVDVGFGIHAPYGLAADYENDFVGRFFADKTELQVISFSPSIALNNGEGFSLGFGVNVLYAEGRLSKYQDYSGNEAQLRQLGYAGPALEQGYFDVEGDDVGATFSFGLLYELTERTQIGLSGQTGTELELEGDAKLSNFPQVSLGAGGLDVNVANVRENAVVPLEIPESLTFGVRHQLTDTVTLLAGATWAKWSRFEALDVESDEEGGAISAVGGPKYGDEDIIGHVSENWKDTWQVNVGAIWQATPEWAFKAGYAYDESPVNENFRTARIPSDDRQWLTLGTQYAHAQSGWTVDVAAGVLLFDDVDVNEQEYTVDDEPAEGAASYSATYELSAWGAAVQVSKAF; this is translated from the coding sequence ATGCGAAATAACAAGACCTTGTCACGTGCAATCGTCGCTTCAGCTCTCTCATCAACATTCTGTGCCCCTGCCGTCATGGCTGGTGGTTTTGCATTGAACGAACAGAGCGCCAGCGCGATGGGTGCGGCCAATGCCGGTACCGCAGCCAATCCAGAAAACGCCACAACCGTTTACTTTAACCCGGCGGGCATGAGCCAGCTGTCGGGCACCAATATCTCCTTTGGTGCGGCGGTACTGGACATCGATGCCGAGGCAAAGAAAGAGACGGCGAGTGCGAGGAACACGCTTGGGCAGCCTGTAAGCGGCTCTAATGGCGGCGACATTGCCGATCTCGCTGTTCTGCCGAACTTTTTCATGACCCATGAACTCAACGATACTGTGGATGTGGGCTTTGGCATCCATGCCCCCTACGGTTTGGCGGCAGACTACGAGAACGATTTCGTTGGCCGTTTCTTTGCCGATAAGACCGAGCTGCAAGTGATCTCGTTTAGCCCGTCCATTGCCCTGAATAATGGTGAAGGATTCTCCCTCGGCTTTGGCGTGAACGTACTTTATGCCGAAGGGCGTCTGAGCAAGTATCAGGATTACAGCGGTAACGAAGCGCAGTTGCGCCAGCTGGGCTATGCCGGCCCGGCCCTGGAGCAAGGCTATTTCGATGTCGAAGGCGATGATGTTGGCGCAACCTTCTCCTTTGGCCTGTTGTATGAGCTAACAGAACGTACGCAAATCGGCTTGTCGGGCCAGACAGGGACCGAACTGGAACTGGAGGGGGATGCCAAGCTGTCCAACTTTCCGCAAGTCTCCTTGGGAGCGGGCGGTCTTGACGTCAACGTTGCAAACGTCAGGGAGAATGCGGTTGTGCCGCTCGAGATTCCCGAGAGCCTGACCTTTGGCGTTCGCCACCAGCTCACGGATACCGTCACGCTGCTGGCAGGTGCGACGTGGGCCAAATGGAGTCGCTTCGAAGCGCTCGACGTGGAGAGTGATGAAGAAGGCGGTGCAATCTCTGCCGTTGGCGGTCCCAAATATGGCGACGAAGATATCATTGGCCATGTCTCCGAAAACTGGAAAGACACATGGCAAGTGAACGTCGGTGCCATCTGGCAGGCGACCCCGGAGTGGGCGTTCAAGGCCGGGTACGCGTATGACGAGTCGCCGGTGAACGAGAACTTCCGTACCGCGCGTATTCCATCGGATGATCGCCAGTGGCTCACCCTTGGCACCCAGTACGCCCACGCCCAGTCCGGTTGGACGGTCGATGTCGCAGCCGGTGTTCTGCTGTTCGACGACGTCGACGTCAACGAACAGGAGTATACGGTTGACGACGAG